Proteins encoded within one genomic window of Vairimorpha necatrix chromosome 3, complete sequence:
- a CDS encoding ZIP zinc transporter produces MVKTYLNTFLQDYYGFEVGIFCLSFLFCLIPKAIKSVNRLTKIFPILTLSSAGFLLAVLLLDFIPHMFPHEHHNHSHEKHEHHSHGDINTTVGMICAGLSLLCLIAIDQCVIKHDHCEDNQEHDHHEHNHNEENIGCCNTEMLQKTESKTKALIYIASISIHSFFEGLAIKPRDLGSYELGIVLHKILESFAIGMTLFNSAFSFPVCLLMNAFYSILTPIGMVISRNAAGNIYKIFDVPINFIFNGLALGSLIFIVFLEMIPGAFHKKGNKAYKMLGLILGFVLSSILIVMTPHEH; encoded by the exons ATGGtcaaaacatatttaaatacttttctACAAGATTATTATGGCTTTGAAGTTGGAATATTCTGTCTATCATTTCTTTTCTGTTTAATTCCTAAAGCTATTAAATCAGTAAATCGTCTTACTAAAATATTCCCTATCTTGACTTTGTCTTCTGCTGGATTTCTACTTGCTGTATTACTCTTGGATTTTATACCTCATATGTTTCCACATGAGCATCATAATCACTCTCATGAAAAACACGAGCACCACTCTCATGGGGATATTAATACTACGGTGGGGATGATTTGTGCTGGTCTTTCATTGCTCTGTCTAATTGCTATAGACCAGTGTGTAATAAAACATGATCACTGTGAAGATAATCAAGAACACGATCATCATGAACACAATCACAATGAAGAAA ATATAGGATGTTGTAACACAGAAATGCTACAAAAAACCGAGTCAAAAACCAAAGCCCTCATTTATATCGCAAGTATCTCAATCCACTCATTCTTCGAAGGACTGGCTATAAAACCAAGAGACTTGGGCTCCTATGAATTGGGCATTGTCCTccataaaatattagaatcATTCGCCATAGGAATGACATTGTTCAATTCTGCCTTCTCTTTTCCTGTATGTTTATTAATGAATGCTTTCTACTCTATTTTGACTCCCATAGGAATGGTCATCTCTAGAAATGCGGCAGGAAATATTTACAAGATATTTGATGTCCctataaatttcatatttaatgGACTGGCCTTGGGTTCACTTATATTTATCGTATTCTTGGAAATGATACCAGGCGCATTTCATAAGAAAGGAAATAAAGCATATAAAATGTTAGGACTCATCTTAGGATTTGTTCTATCTTCTATTCTTATCGTGATGACACCTCATGagcattaa
- a CDS encoding 5'-3' exoribonuclease: protein MGVPILFSWLNQKHPNCIRKSPPKHVDVVYIDLNALIHNCYNSNLRSLDEIYIDMLDRLKNAIDNIIEKTRPTKILYIAVDGVAPAAKLAHQRSRRYKAACEKIDNLEAEEEALNLEEELLACDVFKGNGFDSNAITPGTSLMEYLHNGINEMLLYCLSADPKYKNLKVIYSSYLVPGEGEQKIMAFLRKYHESHPSDTHLLYSPDGDIIFLGVGLYDVDLFIMREDTFNNPNKKVVCNICTKMGHTDYQCNKPSSLLYTYIDIPEFRSTLIKGFNLNRQYDKRRMLVDWVFICFLIGNDFLPGLPCVDIKISSIESLTNLLCKNFINCNEYLTTNDKMINFHVLENFFIALSNLEDSYYVVKTRMLNRFCDTGREEIPLQTKQGKMKYYASKLNAHNQTEIDNVSMEYITGMIWIYNYYINGRTNWDWVYPFHFAPFTSDLVKVVRARYHLKLGVPLCPFEQLMVVIPPQSKNLVPEKLHHIYEKFSQFYPVNIQSDMFDKYLSWTSVVLLPHLNSQLVLTEVKKILNEISAPELSKNAQESDLLYTSDKDSVINLQKLYFNLKPVTKYFLYKMVISVYPYYKAKYTGNELVFNNKKFTNKATIVRFDSLQ from the coding sequence ATGGGTGTAccaatattattttcatgGTTAAATCAAAAGCATCCCAATTGTATCAGGAAATCTCCTCCTAAACATGTTGATGTTGtttatattgatttaaatGCTCTAATACACAATTGTTACAATTCAAATCTCCGATCTTTAGACGAGATTTACATTGACATGCTTGATAGACTAAAAAATGCTATAGACAATATTATAGAGAAAACTAGACCtactaaaatattgtatataGCAGTAGATGGTGTAGCACCTGCTGCTAAATTGGCGCACCAACGAAGCAGGAGATACAAAGCGGCCTGTGAAAAAATTGACAATTTGGAAGCTGAAGAAGAAGCACTCAATTTAGAGGAGGAATTATTGGCCTGTGATGTTTTTAAAGGGAATGGGTTTGATTCTAATGCTATTACACCCGGCACGAGTCTCATGGAATATTTGCATAATGGCATAAATGAAATGCTCTTGTACTGTCTCAGTGCAGACCCgaagtataaaaatttaaaagttaTTTACTCAAGCTACTTGGTCCCAGGAGAAGGAGAACAGAAGATCATGGCTTTTTTAAGGAAATATCATGAAAGCCATCCTTCTGACACTCACTTGCTTTACAGTCCTGACGGagatataattttcttgGGTGTTGGGCTGTATGACGTAGATCTCTTTATTATGAGAGAAGatacttttaataatccaaataaaaaagtagtGTGTAACATTTGTACAAAAATGGGCCACACTGATTACCAGTGTAATAAGCCCAGTTCTCTTCTTTACACATACATAGATATTCCCGAGTTTAGATCTACTCTCATCAAGGGATTTAATCTTAATCGACAATATGATAAACGAAGAATGCTTGTAGATTGGGTCTTCATATGTTTCCTAATTGGAAATGACTTCCTTCCTGGTCTTCCTTGCGtggatataaaaatttcttcaatTGAGTCGcttacaaatttattgtgtaaaaattttataaattgtaaCGAATATTTAACTACTAACGACAAAATGATCAATTTTCATGTGCTagaaaacttttttattgctCTTAGTAACTTAGAAGACAGTTACTACGTAGTAAAAACAAGAATGCTTAATAGATTCTGCGACACTGGTAGAGAAGAAATACCCTTACAAACTAAACAAGGAAAAATGAAGTATTACGCCAGTAAACTCAATGCTCATAATCAAACAGAGATAGACAATGTCTCTATGGAATATATTACTGGTATGATATggatttataattattatataaacgGGCGCACCAACTGGGACTGGGTTTACCCTTTTCATTTCGCACCTTTTACAAGTGACTTAGTAAAAGTAGTTAGGGCGAGATATCACTTGAAATTGGGCGTGCCTTTGTGCCCATTCGAACAATTAATGGTCGTCATACCCCCGCAGAGTAAAAATCTCGTACCAGAAAAATTACACcatatttatgaaaaattttcgCAATTTTATCCAGTAAATATTCAGTCAGACATGTTtgacaaatatttatcatgGACTAGCGTCGTTTTACTACCTCATTTAAACTCACAACTAGTATTAACtgaagtaaaaaaaattttaaatgaaattagTGCACCTGAACTTAGTAAAAATGCTCAAGAATCCGATCTCCTTTATACTTCTGATAAAGATTCTGTAATCAATTTAcagaaattatattttaaccTAAAACCCgttacaaaatattttttatataaaatggTTATTTCAGTATACCCATATTATAAAGCGAAATATACAGGGAATGAacttgtttttaataataagaaatttactAACAAGGCAACGATTGTAAGATTTGATTCTTTacaataa
- a CDS encoding uridine kinase: MISMSNHKTHHLPCKESLEKTFGVKYEKNIMYFIVVQGPTAAGKTTLSQDIFYILKNINCCNDSSPKNIKPFLLSLDDFYDFPYNNNSKDDFSVDYDNPNMLNWSNIYNVINSLIEEKTYITIYKRPNGLVKDISYVKNPGFNVIIIEGVYAFNCLNEVVFNILEFDGHNIEKNIKQEYTKNTNIKKGKKKLKIFNLLLTQCKERLYKLRIQKDIILKYAEKEDIVKRLDTYTWPATLRWVYSPVFKHDYKIKNGNFNRKKVEELKSNIKYFFEK; this comes from the coding sequence ATGATAAGTATGTCGAATCATAAGACACATCATCTGCCATGTAAAGAATCATTAGAAAAAACATTTGGTGtcaaatatgaaaaaaatattatgtattttataGTTGTACAAGGACCTACTGCGGCGGGCAAGACAACTCTGTCTCAAgacattttttacatattaaaaaatatcaattgCTGCAATGATAGCTCtcctaaaaatattaaaccttttcttttatcATTAGATGATTTCTATGATTTTCCTTACAACAACAATTCTAAGGACGATTTTTCTGTAGATTATGATAATCCAAATATGTTAAATTGGTCCAATATTTACAATGTAATAAACTCATtaatagaagaaaaaactTATATAACAATCTATAAAAGGCCAAATGGCTTAGTAAAAGACATAtcatatgtaaaaaatccCGGCTTTAATGTTATCATAATCGAAGGCGTATACGCTTTCAATTGTCTCAATGAAGtggtttttaatatattagaaTTTGATGGACACaacatagaaaaaaatataaaacaagaaTACACAAAAAacacaaatataaaaaaaggcaAAAAGAagctaaaaatatttaatttgttaTTGACACAATGTAAAGAAAGGTTGTATAAATTGAGAATacaaaaagatataattttgaaatatgCAGAGAAGGAAgatattgtaaaaagatTAGATACATATACTTGGCCTGCTACATTAAGATGGGTTTATTCGCCAGTATTTAAACatgattataaaatcaaaaatggaaattttaatagaaaaaagGTTGAAGAGTTAAAaagtaatataaaatatttttttgaaaaataa
- a CDS encoding DNA polymerase delta small subunit (DPOD2), whose translation MPDFFQDFTKQYNATYKIRLNTLRSLINTSEPIDICNRIHDINIQSGKCLIKGILFISSDLKTTIFDRLNTNEKKLEFKRSTYISNDVKYFVEDETGRIEIVISKNNDNFLCTGMILGFVGIMKSNKFEVENFIFPDKNIKENKNIKNEKNNKVAFLSGLEISKNNNNLTSFKVITDFLLMQEIKELFLIGNLFLDDFEIFKKCIESSNINITIIPEYSDFGCLSYPLLPVHKNLFKKSIISYSNPCIFDFHNKTLSVTSHEIIKDLLKYLNQDIKNLQTEADGYRMHLNEKAIDETHAHLQEFNKNNILKVVRGILDCRLLCPNGPDTLVISPYNKEEVFLIDKFIDFFIIPNCEEFIFEKDEVSGCRVISIPNFKKTNKVLVVDLEDEDYEFIEFTN comes from the coding sequence ATGCCAGATTTTTTTCAAGACTTTACAAAGCAATACAATGCcacatataaaataagattaAATACATTGAGATCTCTCATTAATACATCAGAGCCCATAGACATATGTAATAGAATTCATGATATTAACATTCAATCTGGAAAATGTCTTATTAAAggaatattatttatttccaGTGACTTAAAGACTACAATATTTGATAGGTTAAATACAAACGAAAAGAAATTGGAATTTAAGAGATCGACTTACATTTCAAATGACgtgaaatattttgtagAAGATGAAACTGGAAGAATAGAAATAGTTATAAGCAAAAAcaatgataattttttatgtacaGGAATGATTCTTGGTTTTGTTGGAATTATGAAAAGTAACAAATTTGAAGtcgaaaattttatttttcctgacaaaaatattaaagaaaataaaaatataaaaaacgaaaaaaataataaagtgGCCTTTTTGTCGGGGTtagaaatttctaaaaataataacaatTTAACTTCTTTTAAAGTTATCACAGATTTCTTGCTTATGCAAGAAATCAAAGAACTTTTTCTTATAGGaaacttatttttagacgattttgaaatttttaaaaaatgtatagaAAGTTCTAATATAAACATTACAATAATACCAGAATATTCTGACTTCGGTTGTCTTTCTTACCCATTGCTTCCagtacataaaaatttatttaaaaaatcaattattTCTTACAGTAATCCATGTATCTTTGATTTTCATAACAAAACATTGTCTGTCACGTCTCATGAAATTATCAAAGatttattgaaatatttaaatcaagacatcaaaaatttacaaactGAGGCTGACGGATATCGAATGCACTTAAATGAAAAAGCAATAGACGAAACACATGCACACTTAcaagaatttaataaaaacaatattctTAAAGTTGTAAGAGGAATATTAGATTGTAGACTTCTTTGTCCTAATGGTCCCGATACCTTAGTAATTTCTCcatataataaagaagaagtTTTTCTTATTGATAAgtttatagatttttttattattcctAATTGTgaagaatttatatttgaaaaagatGAAGTCTCTGGCTGCCGTGTAATTTCAATAcctaattttaaaaaaacaaacaaagttTTAGTAGTTGATTTGGAAGACGAAGACTATgaatttatagaatttacaaattaa